Proteins from a single region of Flavobacterium sp. YJ01:
- the gcvH gene encoding glycine cleavage system protein GcvH translates to MSIPANLKYTKDHEWVSIEGDVATVGITHFAQKELGDIVYVEVETLDQTLSKDEVFGTVEAVKTVSDLFLPLTGEIIAFNEDLESAPETVNSDPYGAGWMIKIKISDASEIDSLLSDEAYKELIGA, encoded by the coding sequence ATGAGCATACCAGCAAATTTAAAGTACACAAAAGATCACGAATGGGTTAGCATCGAAGGAGATGTTGCGACTGTAGGAATTACTCATTTTGCACAAAAAGAGTTAGGAGATATCGTGTATGTTGAGGTAGAAACTTTAGATCAGACACTTTCAAAAGATGAAGTTTTTGGAACTGTTGAGGCTGTAAAAACAGTTTCGGATTTATTTTTACCATTAACAGGTGAAATCATTGCTTTTAATGAAGATTTAGAAAGTGCTCCAGAAACTGTAAATTCTGATCCTTATGGAGCAGGATGGATGATTAAAATTAAAATTTCAGATGCATCAGAAATTGATTCTTTATTGTCTGATGAAGCTTATAAAGAATTAATCGGTGCCTAA
- a CDS encoding VanZ family protein, with product MPKQLLLIWAIICSGIIAYLCLTDSGNLPVVNFPSLDKIVHFCFHFGFTISWILFFKKELKGKEADDYKAYLISFIFSVFFGITIEILQNALTVTRAADISDVLANALGAFAAVFSAIAFKKQMDKI from the coding sequence GTGCCTAAACAGCTGCTATTAATTTGGGCAATTATCTGCTCTGGAATTATTGCTTATCTGTGTCTAACAGATTCGGGAAATTTACCAGTAGTTAATTTTCCAAGTTTAGATAAAATTGTACATTTCTGTTTTCATTTTGGATTTACAATTTCTTGGATTTTGTTTTTCAAAAAAGAATTGAAAGGAAAAGAAGCAGATGATTATAAGGCTTATTTGATTTCGTTTATATTCTCTGTTTTTTTTGGAATTACAATCGAGATTCTGCAAAATGCTCTTACAGTTACCAGAGCGGCAGATATATCGGATGTTTTAGCAAATGCTCTTGGAGCTTTCGCAGCAGTTTTTTCTGCTATCGCTTTTAAAAAGCAGATGGATAAGATATAA
- the sprA gene encoding cell surface protein SprA, with protein MRKICILLLVLLCGTVLRAQVNPPTQDTTKTQFSVGKIELEDPPSVMSAYRYDPITDRYIYTNSADGFSINYPLILTPKEYEDLVLKESRRNYFRKKSDAIDGKKTGAEAAKKDLLPRYYVNSSLFESIFGSNTIDVKPTGSVEMDLGLRYTKQDNPSFSPRNRSSLTFDFDQRISMSLMGKIGTRLEVNANYDTQSTFAFQNLFKLAYTPSEDDIVQKVEVGNVSMPLNSTLIRGAQSLFGVKTQLQFGKTTITGVFSEQKSQTKSIVAESGGTVQNFDLFALDYDNDRHFFLSQYFRNKYDASLRNYPLIDSRVQVTRIEVWVTNKQNRVTTSNNNLRNIIALQDLGEAQISGVPDNEVVVITNPTGFFNANTLDSPTDNTNNKYDPASIGKAEGYLNNNIREIVTAKTGFNNANVAEGTDYSILENARKLTTQEYTFNPQLGYISLQQRLANDEILAVAFEYTVGGKVYQVGEFGSDGVDATLVTGSNTNGNQAIVTQSLVLKMLKSSLTNVNNPVWNLMMKNVYQIPQAYQIKQEDFRLNILYTDPSPINYITPATGSTFPPNPAPNDVVENTPLLNVFNLDRLNYNNDPQTGGDGFFDYVPGVTVDVQNARIIFTTKEPFGELLFRKLNTGSGENYNDPTTYNANQRKYVFRTMYRSTQAGALQDSDKNKFLLRGKYKSSGSNGIPIGAFNVPQGSVVVTAAGRVLVEGIDYSVDYQLGRVQILDPSLQASNTPIEVSLENNSIFGQQTRRFMGLNVEHKISDKFVVGGTFLKMTERPFTQKSSYGQESVNNTIFGFNGNYATEVPFLTRLANKLPNIDTDVPSNLSIRGEVAFLKPDAPKASDFEGEATIYIDDFEGSQTTIDMRSAYGWSLASTPFINSATDNTFNAGSNTLAYGYKRAKLAWYTIDPIFYTSKPSGISNDDLSLNTTRRIYSRELYPNTDIAQGQIQVVNTLDLSYYPSDRGPYNNNPDFATMSPSTNFGGIMRALNSTNFEQGNVEYIQFWVLDPYVGNGEAQASNTGKIYFNLGEISEDILKDERKQYENGLGPGQIMVNPQPQWGDVPASQSLIYAFDTNPENRRNQDVGLDGLPSSREGAIYTNYAGENDPAADDYTYYLNTDGGILDRYKNYNGTENNSAVSVDDPNRGSTTLPDVEDINRDNTMSTINAYYEYSIDLRPGMQIGENYITDIREPEDVGNVELPNGSTTRARWIQFKIPVSQPKNTIGNITDFRSIRFMRMFMTGFNDQMTVRFGALDLVRGEWRRYTGTLDANDTTPDDDGTEFDVAAVNIQENGTKCPVNYVIPPGVQREQLYNNNTIINQNEQSLAVRIAGTGLEYRDSRAVFKNVSVDMRQYKKLKMFLHAESLVNETPLENDEMVGFIRFGNDFTQNFYQVEIPLKVTATGGSCTISPDQVWLDQNNIDLALSLLTAMKIKAMTIDPTSSKRDINGIYYPDDDPEASGGDGDSKLRLGIKGNPNFGLVRNLMVGVKSTAEHKNIKGEVWFNELRMSDLENKGGMAALLNIDSNMADFATLSASGKKSTIGFGSLEQGANERDREDIQQYNIVTNMNLGKLLPKKWGINLPFNYAIGEEVITPEYDPFNQDIKLSQLIAETTDPAEKDNIRTRAVDYTKRKSINFIGVRKDRALEQKPHVYDVENFTFSQSYNQVERHDYEVENYNDEQSNTAVNYAYTFQPKEVVPFKNTQFMKKSDYWKMLSDFNFNYLPSNISFNSNILRQSNRQQYRQVESVEGIALDPLYRRNFAFNYQYGFGFNLTKSLKLNYTAASNNIVRNFLNDDNTPKEDFNIWDDYFDIGTPNQHLQQLIVNYDIPINKIPIFSFIKANYSYTADYNWQRSSTAFSQYVEDDTTYNLGNTIQNANSNTFAATLNMNLLYKYLGLTPGAKPAKAKPAAPPKPGEKIVNTAKPTVSRSPFYDGMIGVLTSIKNVQINYTENSGTVLPGYIPGVGFFGTSKPSLGFVFGSQDDVRYEAAKNGWLTDYQNFNQNFSQVNTKMLKVTANLDVLPDLKVDLSMDRSYSENSSEQYTVRDSIGRLFYQPLSPYTYGMFSISTVLIKTAFSTSNETQSAAFDDFRNNRLIIANRLAEEHYGPGMPIPRYDASTLPPEDTSVPVDNIANPNNTERKLIQSNDGYPIGFSKSNQAVLLPSFLAAYTGSDASNASTGIFRSFPIPNWSIKYNGLMRYKYFKDHFRRFSLQHNYRASYTVSQFRSNFDYLENPNGQDVNSNFFNKTVMSNVNLVEQFSPLIRVDFELKSSLRLLTEIKKDRALSMSFDNNLLTEVKGIEYVVGLGYRFKDVIISSRLADNPTGIIKSDINIKADFSYRNNETLVRYLDYDNNQLAAGQNIWTLKLTADYAFSKNLTAIFYYDHSFSKAVISTSFPLTNIRSGFTLRYNFGN; from the coding sequence ATGCGTAAAATTTGTATTTTGTTGCTGGTTTTGCTCTGCGGTACAGTTTTGCGTGCGCAGGTAAACCCGCCAACTCAAGATACAACTAAAACTCAGTTTTCAGTTGGTAAAATTGAGCTTGAAGATCCTCCAAGTGTAATGTCGGCTTATCGATACGATCCAATTACAGATCGTTATATCTACACCAATTCAGCTGATGGTTTTTCTATAAACTATCCTTTAATTTTAACTCCAAAAGAATATGAAGATTTAGTTCTAAAGGAATCCAGAAGGAATTATTTTAGAAAAAAATCTGATGCAATTGATGGTAAAAAAACAGGTGCCGAAGCTGCAAAAAAAGATTTGCTCCCTAGATATTATGTAAATTCAAGTTTGTTTGAAAGTATTTTTGGAAGTAATACAATAGACGTAAAACCTACAGGATCAGTAGAAATGGACTTAGGTTTACGGTATACTAAACAAGATAATCCTTCTTTTTCTCCTAGAAACAGATCCAGCCTAACTTTTGATTTTGACCAAAGAATCAGTATGAGTTTGATGGGGAAAATTGGAACACGTCTTGAAGTAAATGCAAATTATGATACACAATCAACCTTTGCTTTTCAGAATTTATTTAAACTAGCTTACACACCTTCAGAAGATGACATTGTTCAGAAAGTTGAAGTTGGTAATGTCAGTATGCCATTAAATAGTACCTTGATTAGAGGTGCTCAAAGTTTATTTGGTGTCAAAACACAATTGCAATTTGGTAAAACAACCATAACAGGAGTTTTCTCAGAACAGAAATCTCAAACCAAAAGTATAGTCGCAGAAAGTGGAGGGACAGTACAGAACTTCGATTTGTTTGCATTGGACTATGATAATGATCGTCACTTTTTCTTATCTCAATACTTCAGAAATAAATACGATGCATCTTTAAGAAACTATCCTTTAATTGACAGCCGAGTTCAAGTAACAAGAATTGAAGTTTGGGTAACTAATAAACAAAATAGAGTTACAACGAGTAATAATAACTTAAGAAATATTATTGCACTTCAGGATTTGGGAGAAGCTCAGATATCTGGTGTGCCTGATAATGAAGTGGTTGTAATTACTAATCCTACAGGGTTTTTTAATGCAAATACTTTAGATTCTCCAACAGATAATACAAACAACAAATATGATCCTGCATCGATAGGAAAGGCAGAGGGCTATTTGAATAATAATATTAGAGAAATTGTTACTGCAAAAACTGGATTTAATAATGCAAACGTTGCAGAAGGTACAGATTATTCTATTTTAGAAAATGCTAGAAAACTAACCACACAAGAATATACTTTTAATCCGCAACTAGGTTATATCTCATTGCAGCAACGTCTGGCAAATGACGAAATTTTAGCTGTAGCTTTTGAATATACAGTTGGAGGTAAAGTTTATCAAGTTGGAGAATTTGGTAGCGATGGTGTAGATGCAACCTTAGTTACTGGAAGTAATACGAATGGAAACCAAGCTATTGTTACACAAAGTTTAGTTTTAAAAATGCTGAAAAGCAGTTTGACAAACGTTAATAATCCGGTTTGGAATTTGATGATGAAAAACGTTTATCAGATTCCGCAAGCTTATCAAATTAAACAGGAAGATTTTAGACTTAATATTCTTTATACAGATCCTTCGCCAATAAATTATATTACGCCAGCAACAGGAAGTACTTTTCCGCCAAATCCTGCGCCGAATGATGTGGTAGAAAATACACCTTTACTTAATGTATTTAATTTAGATCGCTTAAATTACAATAACGATCCACAGACTGGCGGTGATGGTTTCTTCGATTATGTTCCAGGAGTAACTGTAGACGTTCAGAATGCTCGAATTATTTTTACTACAAAAGAACCTTTTGGAGAGCTTTTATTTAGAAAATTAAATACAGGATCTGGAGAAAACTATAACGATCCAACGACGTACAACGCGAATCAGCGTAAATATGTATTCCGAACCATGTATAGGAGTACACAAGCAGGTGCATTACAAGATAGCGATAAAAACAAATTTTTATTAAGAGGAAAATACAAATCTTCGGGCAGTAATGGTATTCCAATTGGAGCATTTAATGTTCCTCAAGGATCTGTTGTTGTGACCGCAGCAGGAAGAGTTTTGGTTGAAGGAATCGATTATAGTGTCGATTATCAATTAGGGAGAGTACAGATTTTAGATCCTTCCCTTCAAGCTTCAAATACGCCTATTGAAGTTTCTTTGGAAAACAATTCAATTTTTGGACAGCAGACCAGAAGATTTATGGGATTGAATGTTGAGCATAAAATTTCAGATAAATTTGTTGTTGGAGGAACTTTCTTAAAAATGACAGAGCGTCCGTTTACACAAAAATCTAGTTATGGACAAGAGTCTGTAAATAATACTATTTTTGGTTTCAACGGAAATTACGCAACTGAAGTTCCATTTTTGACAAGGTTGGCTAACAAGCTTCCAAATATTGATACCGATGTTCCTTCCAATCTTTCTATTCGTGGAGAAGTTGCCTTTTTGAAACCCGATGCGCCAAAAGCTAGTGATTTTGAAGGAGAAGCAACTATTTATATAGACGACTTTGAAGGTTCTCAAACGACAATCGATATGCGATCTGCTTATGGTTGGAGTTTGGCTTCAACACCTTTTATAAATTCTGCTACAGATAATACCTTTAATGCAGGATCAAATACATTAGCATACGGTTACAAACGTGCAAAATTAGCTTGGTATACCATCGATCCAATCTTTTATACGTCTAAGCCATCAGGAATTTCTAATGATGATTTGTCTCTTAATACAACAAGAAGAATTTATAGCAGAGAACTTTATCCTAATACAGATATTGCTCAAGGACAGATTCAGGTTGTAAATACGCTTGATTTATCTTATTATCCATCAGATAGAGGACCTTACAACAATAATCCAGATTTTGCGACAATGAGTCCTTCTACAAATTTTGGAGGTATTATGCGTGCTTTGAATTCCACAAATTTTGAACAAGGAAACGTTGAGTACATTCAATTTTGGGTACTAGATCCGTATGTTGGAAATGGAGAAGCTCAAGCAAGCAATACAGGAAAAATCTATTTTAACTTAGGTGAAATTTCCGAAGATATTTTAAAGGACGAAAGAAAACAGTACGAAAACGGATTAGGCCCAGGTCAAATCATGGTAAATCCACAGCCGCAATGGGGAGATGTGCCAGCATCGCAATCTCTGATTTACGCATTTGATACTAATCCAGAAAATCGTAGAAATCAAGATGTTGGTTTAGATGGTCTTCCGAGTTCGAGAGAAGGAGCAATCTACACCAATTATGCTGGTGAAAATGATCCTGCAGCAGATGATTATACTTATTATCTAAATACAGACGGCGGCATTTTAGATCGTTATAAAAATTACAACGGTACAGAAAACAATTCAGCAGTTAGTGTAGATGATCCAAATCGTGGTTCTACAACACTTCCTGACGTAGAAGATATTAACCGTGATAATACCATGAGTACAATTAATGCTTATTATGAATATAGTATTGATTTAAGACCAGGTATGCAGATTGGAGAAAATTACATTACAGATATTCGTGAACCAGAAGACGTTGGGAATGTAGAATTGCCAAACGGATCGACTACACGCGCAAGATGGATTCAGTTTAAAATTCCGGTTTCTCAACCTAAAAATACAATTGGAAATATTACAGATTTTAGATCGATTCGTTTTATGAGAATGTTCATGACTGGATTTAACGATCAGATGACGGTTCGTTTTGGAGCATTAGATTTAGTAAGAGGAGAATGGAGAAGATATACTGGTACATTAGATGCTAATGATACAACTCCAGATGATGACGGAACTGAATTTGATGTTGCGGCAGTTAATATTCAGGAAAATGGAACAAAATGTCCCGTAAATTATGTTATTCCACCAGGAGTTCAAAGAGAACAGCTTTATAATAATAACACGATTATAAATCAAAATGAACAGTCTTTAGCGGTAAGAATTGCAGGTACTGGATTAGAATATCGAGATTCGAGAGCTGTTTTCAAAAATGTGAGTGTTGATATGCGTCAGTATAAGAAATTGAAAATGTTTCTTCACGCAGAATCACTTGTAAATGAAACTCCGCTTGAGAATGACGAAATGGTAGGTTTTATTCGTTTTGGTAACGATTTTACGCAAAACTTCTACCAAGTTGAGATTCCATTAAAAGTTACGGCAACTGGTGGTTCTTGTACGATAAGTCCAGATCAGGTTTGGTTAGACCAAAACAATATTGATTTGGCATTGTCTTTATTAACAGCAATGAAAATTAAGGCGATGACTATAGATCCTACTTCTTCAAAAAGAGATATTAACGGTATCTATTATCCTGATGATGATCCAGAAGCAAGCGGAGGTGATGGTGACAGTAAATTAAGATTGGGTATTAAAGGTAATCCGAATTTTGGTTTAGTTCGAAATTTAATGGTTGGAGTAAAAAGTACTGCTGAACATAAAAATATAAAAGGGGAAGTTTGGTTCAATGAACTTCGTATGTCCGATTTGGAAAACAAAGGCGGGATGGCGGCTTTATTGAATATTGATAGCAATATGGCCGATTTTGCAACCTTATCTGCTTCTGGAAAAAAGAGCACAATAGGTTTTGGTTCGCTAGAACAAGGCGCAAATGAAAGAGATAGAGAAGATATTCAGCAATATAATATCGTTACCAATATGAATCTTGGAAAATTGCTGCCTAAGAAATGGGGAATCAATCTTCCGTTTAATTATGCAATTGGAGAAGAAGTTATTACGCCAGAATATGATCCATTTAATCAAGATATTAAGCTAAGCCAGTTAATAGCTGAAACTACTGATCCAGCTGAAAAAGATAATATAAGAACTCGTGCGGTTGATTATACAAAACGTAAAAGTATCAATTTTATCGGAGTGCGAAAAGATAGAGCTTTAGAGCAAAAACCTCATGTTTATGATGTAGAGAATTTTACATTCTCGCAATCTTACAATCAAGTAGAAAGACATGACTATGAAGTGGAAAATTATAACGACGAACAATCAAATACGGCTGTAAATTATGCTTATACATTCCAGCCGAAAGAAGTGGTTCCGTTTAAAAATACCCAATTCATGAAAAAAAGTGATTATTGGAAAATGTTAAGTGATTTTAATTTTAATTATTTGCCATCTAATATTTCCTTTAATAGTAATATTTTAAGACAAAGTAATCGTCAGCAATATAGACAGGTTGAATCTGTAGAAGGAATTGCACTAGATCCGCTTTATAGAAGAAATTTTGCATTTAATTATCAATATGGTTTTGGATTTAATTTGACAAAATCATTGAAATTGAATTATACAGCAGCTTCTAATAATATTGTAAGAAACTTTTTGAATGATGATAATACGCCAAAAGAAGACTTTAATATTTGGGATGATTATTTTGATATTGGAACACCAAATCAGCATTTACAGCAATTGATTGTAAATTATGATATTCCAATTAATAAAATTCCAATTTTTAGTTTTATAAAGGCAAACTATTCGTATACCGCAGATTACAACTGGCAGCGTTCTTCTACTGCATTTTCTCAATATGTAGAGGATGATACGACATATAATTTAGGAAATACAATTCAAAATGCCAATTCGAATACTTTTGCGGCAACTTTGAACATGAATTTGCTTTATAAATATTTAGGTCTAACTCCTGGCGCAAAACCTGCAAAAGCAAAACCTGCAGCGCCGCCAAAACCAGGCGAGAAAATTGTAAATACAGCTAAACCAACGGTAAGCAGAAGTCCTTTTTATGATGGAATGATTGGAGTTCTGACAAGTATCAAAAATGTTCAGATTAATTATACTGAAAATAGCGGAACAGTTCTGCCAGGATATATACCTGGAGTTGGTTTCTTCGGAACATCAAAACCGTCATTAGGATTTGTTTTTGGTAGTCAGGACGATGTTCGTTATGAAGCAGCTAAAAATGGTTGGTTGACCGATTATCAAAATTTTAATCAAAATTTCTCGCAAGTAAATACTAAGATGTTAAAAGTCACGGCCAATCTTGATGTGCTTCCTGATTTGAAAGTAGATTTATCTATGGATCGTTCTTATTCTGAAAATTCTTCAGAACAATACACAGTTAGAGATTCTATTGGAAGATTGTTTTATCAGCCATTATCTCCTTATACTTATGGAATGTTCTCTATTTCTACGGTGTTGATAAAAACTGCTTTTTCAACTAGTAATGAAACACAGTCGGCAGCTTTTGATGATTTTAGAAATAACCGTTTGATAATAGCAAACCGTTTGGCAGAAGAACATTATGGGCCGGGTATGCCAATACCGAGATACGATGCATCGACTCTTCCTCCAGAAGATACTTCTGTACCAGTAGATAATATTGCAAATCCTAATAATACGGAAAGAAAGTTAATTCAGTCCAATGATGGTTATCCGATTGGTTTTAGTAAAAGTAATCAGGCCGTATTGCTTCCTTCGTTCTTAGCGGCCTACACAGGAAGTGATGCTTCAAATGCTTCAACGGGTATTTTTAGAAGTTTCCCTATTCCAAACTGGTCGATAAAATATAACGGATTAATGCGCTATAAGTACTTTAAAGATCATTTTAGACGTTTTTCATTACAGCATAATTATAGAGCTTCTTACACGGTTAGCCAGTTTAGATCGAATTTTGATTACCTTGAAAATCCAAATGGACAAGATGTAAATTCAAATTTCTTCAACAAAACAGTGATGTCAAATGTCAATTTGGTAGAGCAGTTTAGTCCGCTTATTCGAGTTGATTTTGAATTAAAAAGTTCACTTCGATTGCTGACTGAAATTAAGAAAGATCGAGCTTTATCAATGAGTTTTGATAATAATTTGTTGACAGAAGTGAAAGGAATAGAATATGTTGTCGGATTAGGATATCGTTTTAAAGATGTCATTATATCTTCTCGACTTGCAGATAATCCAACGGGAATTATTAAAAGTGATATTAATATAAAAGCAGATTTTTCATATAGAAATAATGAAACATTAGTTCGTTATTTAGATTACGATAATAATCAGCTTGCAGCGGGACAGAATATTTGGACATTAAAACTAACAGCTGATTATGCTTTCAGTAAAAACTTAACAGCAATATTCTACTACGATCATTCGTTCTCGAAAGCAGTTATTTCAACTTCATTTCCTCTAACGAATATTAGATCAGGGTTTACGCTACGTTATAATTTTGGAAATTAA
- the deoC gene encoding deoxyribose-phosphate aldolase, giving the protein MNVKQYLDSTYLKTASQAGLSDTENVLVVKNTIVEAIKEEFKLVMIRPEYVAMAKEMIAEAKSVLLVGTVIDFPEGKSNLETKIKEANEAIENGADDLDFVCNYEAFKNGEIDLVKNEILIGTQIGLAHNKTVKWIIEVAALTDKEIIQLSALIKNVVVSHFDEEDFSSVFVKSSTGFYKTENGIPNGATASSVIIMLENASPLPVKAAGGVRSYEEAVEMINLGVQRIGTSAAKAIANGQISPNQY; this is encoded by the coding sequence ATGAATGTAAAACAATATTTAGATTCTACTTATTTAAAAACGGCTTCGCAAGCTGGACTCTCTGATACAGAAAATGTTTTAGTGGTAAAAAATACCATTGTTGAAGCAATTAAGGAAGAATTTAAATTGGTAATGATTCGCCCAGAATATGTGGCAATGGCGAAAGAAATGATCGCAGAAGCTAAATCTGTTTTGCTGGTCGGAACTGTAATCGACTTTCCAGAAGGGAAGTCAAATCTTGAAACTAAGATAAAAGAAGCCAATGAAGCGATTGAAAATGGAGCCGACGATTTGGATTTTGTTTGTAATTACGAAGCTTTTAAAAATGGGGAAATAGATTTGGTAAAAAACGAAATCTTAATAGGAACCCAGATTGGCTTGGCTCATAACAAAACAGTAAAGTGGATTATAGAAGTTGCGGCTTTGACTGATAAAGAAATCATACAATTATCTGCTTTGATTAAAAATGTTGTGGTATCTCATTTCGATGAAGAAGATTTTTCTTCTGTGTTTGTTAAGTCATCAACAGGATTTTATAAAACAGAAAACGGAATTCCAAATGGAGCAACTGCTTCTTCTGTCATTATAATGCTTGAAAATGCGTCGCCTTTGCCGGTAAAAGCTGCTGGAGGCGTTCGTTCGTATGAGGAGGCAGTAGAAATGATTAATTTAGGCGTGCAGCGAATTGGCACTTCGGCTGCTAAAGCAATTGCAAACGGACAAATTTCCCCAAATCAATATTAA